The DNA sequence ATGAAGATTACTTAGACATTGAATACCTAGCCACTAGACTAGGTATTCACTCCCATGCCATTACCAAAGATGGTATCTACACTAGCAACCGCAATATCGGTAACTATACGGTCCATGAAGCTACTCTCGTCAGCATGCCAATTTTCTATCGGACCCCTGAAGAAAATCGTGATAAGGAATTCGTCAAAACCATGTATATCGATGAGCCTGAAATTCTGGATCAAGCCATTGCTAAAATTCCGCAAGAATTTTATGACCGTTTTACCATCGTTAAATCTCGTCCCTTCTACCTAGAAGTGCTGAACAAGACTTCTAATAAAGGGACTGCTGTCCTCCATTTAGCCGAGAAATTAGGTATTTCAGTTGAGGAAACTATGGCTATCGGCGATGAAGAGAACGACCGAGCTATGCTAGAAGTGGTTGGCCATCCAATTGTTATGGAAAATGGCAATCCAGAACTGAAAAAAATTGCTCAGCACATTACCAAATCAAACGACGAATCCGGTGTTGCATACGCCATTAGAAAGTGGGTTTTAGATTAATGTTTACTTATAAAGTGGGAATTTCTGCTCAAGAACATGACCAATTTGCCAAGGCCAGTAACCAAACCAATTTACTGCAAAGCTCCAATTGGGCTCAGGTCAAAGACAACTGGGATAACGAACGCCTTGGCTTTTATCAGGACGATGAAATGGTGGCCTCTGCTTCTATCCTGATTAAACGCTTGCCTCTGGGTATGACTATGCTCTACATTCCACGCGGACCAATCATGGATTACCAAAATCAGGACATCGTAGATTTCGTTATCAAGTCCCTCAAGAAATATGGTAAATCAAAACATGCCCTCTTTATCAAATTCGATCCGGCTCTGTTGCTTAAGGCCTATAAGATTGGCGAGGAAACGGAGGAAAATTCAGAAACTCTGTCTGTTCTTGATAACCTCAAAAAGGCAGGGGTTGAGTGGACTGGCCGAACCATGGAAATTGCTGAAAGCATTCAGCCACGTTTTCAAGCCAATGTCTATACGCAGGAAGATATGCTGGCGACCTTCCCTAAACACACCAAACGTCTGATGAAGGATGCCAAAAAGCGGGGGGTTATTACCAGCCGGGGGACCATTGATGATGTGCAGGCTTTCGCTGATGTCGTTGCACTGACCGAAGATCGTAAGGGTGTAGCTCTGCGCAACTACGACTATTTCAAGAAGATGATGACCATCTATGGCGATGATGCCTACCTTCATCTGGCCAAGGTTAACCTGCCTAAACGTCTGGCCGAATATAAAGAACAATTAGCTCAGATTGAAAAAGATTTGTCAGAGACTGCTGAAAATCAAAAGAAACGACTGACTAAGTTGACCCAGCAAAAGAATTCCGTCCAAAAATACATCACCGAGTTTGAAGAATTTGTTGATAAATACGACGATGAGCTCATTATCGCCGGGATCTTATCCGTTCGTTTCGGCAATGTCATGGAAATGCTCTATGCCGGTATGAATGATGAATTTAAGAAATTCTACCCACAGTATTCACTCTACCCTAAAGTTTTTGAAGATGCCTACGCTGATGGTATTATCTGGGCCAATATGGGGGGCGTCGAAGGGACTTTGGACGATGGTCTGACCAAATTTAAATCTAACTTCAATCCAACCATTGAGGAATTTATTGGTGAATTTAACATTCCCGTCAGCCTTCTCTACAAACCAGCTATGTACGCTTACAATAAACGTAAACAAGCAAGGAGTAACCACTAATGACTTTTGAGATTTTAAGCAAAGATGTCTTTGAGACCTTTAGCCAAAAGGTTGCTTACAAGTCCTTTATGCAGTCACCCCAGATGGCTGAGCTTTTTAAAAAGCGGGGTTATAAAATTGCTTATGTCGGCCTTAGAGCTGACGGCGACCTCCAAGTAGCTGCCTTGGTCTATTCCATGCCCATGACCGGTGGTCTCCACATGGAAATTAACTCAGGCCCTTTCTCGACAGATACAAAATACCTAAGTGATTTCTACCGAGGTCTACAGGATTACGCTAAAAGTGAAGGAGCTTTAGAGTTAATTGTCAAGCCCTATGATACCTATCAAACCTTCGATAGTGATGGCCAGCCAAATGACGATGCTAAACCAGACCTGATTAAGACCTTTACCGATTTAGGCTTTGTCCATGATGGCCTGCAGACAGGTTATCCTGGCGGGGAACCCGATTGGCATTACGTCAAGGATATGCGGGAGATTACTGCCGATAACCTCATGAAATCCTTGAGCAAAAAGGGACGCCCTCTGGTTAAGAAATCCAAGACCTTCGGAACCAAGCTGAAAAAATTGACCCGCGAAGAACTTCCTATCTTTAAGGAAATTACCTCATCGACCTCTGATCGGCGAGATTATACTGATAAGGATTTGGACTACTACCAAGACTTCTATGATAGTTGGGGAGATCAGGCCGAATTCATGATTGCCAGCCTTAATTTTCAGGATTACGCTAACCACCTCAAAGAAGGTCAGGCCAATCTTCAAGTTAAGCTAGACAAACTCGCCCAAACCCATGCTAAAAATCTTGAGTCTTCCAAATACCTGCGGCAAAAGAAGGAATTGGATCAACAATTAGCGACCTTTGATAAACGTCTGGAAGAGGCTCAGGAATTAATTAACAAGCACGGAGATCAAGATGTGATTCTAGCTGGCAGTCTCTTTGTTTACACCAAGCAGGAAGCCATCTATCTATTTTCAGGCTCTTATACCGAATTTAACAAATTCTATGCCCCAGCTCTCCTGCAAGAATATGTTATGCTGGAGGCTATTAAACGTGGTATCCCAAGCTATAATTTCCTTGGTATTCAGGGGATATTCGATGGCTCCGATGGTGTTCTCCGCTTCAAGCAGAACTTCAACGGTTACATTACTCGCAAGATGGGAACCTTCCGCTACTATCCAAATCCTTTCAAATTTAAAATCCTGAAGGGTATCAAAAAACTTCTAGGACGGCAATAACAAATCAAGAGGCTGAGCAATAACTCGTCCATTCCTGTTTCGGCATAAGCTCTTGGTGCAGTGGTTGGGAGGAAGACTTCTTGGCTTAGCCAAGAAGTCTTCCTCCTGCACAGTTCATTAGATGCTTTAGCACCAATGAACCACTGCTGGCTGGTTTTCCTTTTGCTAAAGTCCAAAGCACAAAACCTAAACGAATGTGGTGATAACCATTGTTTATCTTATTTCTTTCTACTCCCTTTTTAGATTCAGATAATTTGAAGGAAGCCAGATTATATCTTACCACAGTCAAAAACGGCTAGATGCGTGTACATCTAGCCGTTTTATTATGAATCAAATCAACCGATTAATTTACAAAGTCAAGCAAAGCTAAGAAGCTATCTGCTTGCAGTGAAGCACCACCAACGAGAGCGCCATCGACATTTTCTTTAGCCATATATTCTGCAACATTTTCAGGTTTCACAGAACCACCGTATTGGATACGAACAGCTTCTGAAACTTCCTTACCATAAAGTTTTTCAACAGTTGAACGAACAACACCGCAGATATCATCAGCAATGTTAGCGTCAGCGGATTTACCAGTACCAATAGCCCAGATTGGTTCGTAAGCGATAACCATGCTTGCAACTTGATCTGCACTCAAGCCTTTAAGGTCAGCAGTGATTTGGCCTTCAATCCATTCAGCTGTTTTACCAGCTTCATAAGTTTCAAGAGACTCACCGCAGCAAAGGATTGGGATCATATTGTGGTTGAAAATAGCATGAGCTTTTTTGTTGATTTCTTCGTCTGTTTCATGGAAGTAATCACGGCGTTCAGAGTGACCAATGATGACATATTCAACACCAAGAGCTTCCAGAGCTGCTGGACTTGTTTCGCCGGTGAAAGCTCCAAAATCTTCCCAGTAACAGTTTTGGGCTGCCACTTGTAGCTCAGTATCTTTAACACCTTTTTTCATGCCTTCAAGGAACAGGGCAGGGGAACCAACAACAGTATCAACAAGTTCGCTTGATGGAATGTTGTTTTTCACTGCATCAATGAATTCACGTGCTTCTGCAGCCGTCTTATTCATTTTCCAGTTTCCAGCGATAATTGGTTTACGTGACATTTCACATACCTCTTCTATATTTTATTTACTCCTTCATTCTACCATAAATCACTGGGCATTTAAAGATTTACCTAGATTTTTCTCTATTGCCAAGGCAGTCAAATAAGCTGCTCAGGATCGATTTCAAACTCTTTCAAGAGAGCTTGCAATTTATCAAAATTCAAGCGAAAATGCTCCAACTTGTGGCCATCTGACCCTAGAGAATATTTTTGACAACCAAGCTTTTTGACTAAACCGAGTGCGTAGCGATAAAGATCTTCATGATGGTAAAGATAGATGGATTTACTATTTAGCTCAAAAGCCAAGTCATTCTCAATCATCTTTTGGAAAATGATTATCAGCTGTGGTTCATAAACCTGCAAGTCAGCAGGGCTAAGTTCAAAGAGTCGAAAACCATAATCAAAATGGGCCAAGACATGAGCATCCACTCGCCCAATAGCAGCTTCTAGTAAATTCAGGTACTCAGGGATGACTTCATCCTTATCTCGCTCAGCTATTTCGTCATCCAGATAATCATTTTGTCCATTGTGGTGAACCGATAATAGCTTGAGGTCGAATGCCTTATCTGCCAAATAAGCCAAAATATCCGCTTCACGGGGTTGGTAATAACCGATTTCGATGCCACGTTTGATGCGACCTCCATAAGCTTGATTGAGTTGGTCAATTTCTCGACTGTAGGCATCATAATCAGGAATATCATCCTTTTTTGTATAGGGATTGGACAAATCAAAGTGTTCGGTTGTGACAATCTCTCCAGAATAAGCATCCAAATAATCTTTAAATTTAGCTTGAGAATCGTAAGAAAAATGAGTGTGTAGGTGATTATCCCGCATAACTGACCTCCTTGTTCTTATTTTATCATACTTTGCGACACGAAGTTTAACTAGTCTTCAACTCGCTAAACAAACAGTAAGGACATAGGGATTTTAATAGAAATGAGAGTTTTGTTTTGACCACCGAAATTCTTTTAACTATGCTATACTAGTTCTTAAGGTCTTAAAAACACGTTAAGGAAAGGAGGAAGGCATGGCCAACAAAAAGAAATCCCGCCCAAGTCGGTGGAAAAAACTTTTTAAGATTAAAAAGAAAAACCGTAAGTCGTTTGTTCTTACTTTACTTCTCATTCTTGCTATTTTGTTTTTTACAGGCTATGGCCTGTTCAGTCGGCTGACTGTTATCAATACCAAGCCTCCCCAAACCAGACAAGATAACCGCGATATTGCCGTCCTCTACTTCATCAATAATATTGGCGAAGATGCTCGATCCATTGCTCAAGATAATGACCTCTATGCTTCTGTCATGATTGCTCAAGCCATTTTAGAAAGTAATCATGGTACGTCTAAGCTTGGTTCTAACCCTAATTACAACCTCTTTGGGATTAAGGGGGATTATCAGGGAAACTCGGCTACCTTCCAAACCTGGGAGGATGATGGCAAGGGTAATACCTATAAGATTGATGCTGCTTTTCGAAAATATCCTTCTTACAAGGAATCGTTAGAGGATTATGCTGATATTCTCAGTAAGAATCTCTATGCAGATGCTAGGAAATCTAATACTACTAGCTATCGGGATGCAACCCAAGCCTTAACCGGTCGCTATGCAACTGACACCAGTTATAATACTAAGCTCAACTATTTGATTAAACTGTATCACTTGACTGATTACGATCAACCAGTCAGTCCCTATAAGCCGGGCCTACTTTATAATGTCTACAGACAAGCCTATACTGATGTTAATACGCTTGAAAAAGACAATAACTGGGCTAAAAATCAGCTGACCAATTAGACCTGCTAAGCGATAAAATTCTTTTCTACTTTATCCAGAAAAGCACTGAAATCAAACTATTTTTAACGAGAACGAAAAAAGAGCTATTCGAGAGAACAGCTCTTTCATAATACCTTATTTAGCAATGTCAAATACGACAGATTTAACATTGGTCATGGCGTGAATAGAATATTTAACCCCTTGAACACCAGCACCAGACTTCTTAGCTCCTAAGAATGGGAAGTTATCGGTACCACGTTGAGTCTTATTATTAATGTGGACGGTTCCAACTTCCAATTGTTCAGCAATCTTAAGAGCCAATGGGAAGTCCTGAGTGAAGACTGAGGATTGCAGGCCATATTCAGATTCATTGGCAATTTCCAAAGCTTCATCAACCGAGTTGACACGGATAATTGGCAGGACAGGACCAAATGGTTCTTCCCAAGCCAAACGCATATCAGTTGTCACCTTATCGAAGACAGTTGGATAAATCGTGTTACCTTCCCGCTTGATTGGTGTTGTAGCTACAGCACCCTTATCAGCAGCATCTTTAATCAAACCTTCCACAAAGTCGGCTGCCTTAGTGTCAATCAGCGGCGTGATGTCAGCATCTTCTTCTGGCATACCAACAGAGAGTTTTTCAACCTTCTCAGTGACTAATTTAACCAATTCATCTGCCACACTATCCATAACAAGCACGCGCTTAACGGCTGTACAACGTTGTCCAGAGTAACCAAAAGCACCAGCAACGATATTTTTAGCCGTTAACTCAAGATCAGCATCTTCGAGCACAATGGCTGCATCTTTACCACCGAGTTCCAACATGATTGGGCGCATACCAGCCAACCTACCAATGTTTTCACCGACTGGTGTTGATCCTGTAAAGTTGATAAAGTCAACAGCTTCATGTTCAACGATGTAGTCACCGATAACTGAACCTCGGCCTGTGATAGTATTGAAGACACCAGCAGGCAGACCAGCTTCAGCAAAGGCCTCAGCTAAGAGCAAGCCTGAGATTGATCCTTGCGTTGGTGGCTTAAAGGCAACAACGTTTCCGGAAATCAAGGCAGGGGCAATCTTGGAACCAGCCAAGTTAACAGGATAGTTAAATGGTGAGATAGCCAAGACCAAACCGACTGGTTCGCGACGAACTACTGCAATTTTACGCTTGCTGGCTGCATCGAAGCTGCCGCCTTCGAGGACTTCACCTTCAGCACGAACACCTTCTTCGGCAGCGAAATTGACAATTTCAGCTGTCCGAGTGACTTCACCAACGGCTGATTTCAGACCCTTGGCAATTTCTTTGGACAAAACAGAACCGATTTTTTCAGCATCTCGTTCTAAAATATCAGCAGCCTTATGAATATAAGCGGCACGTTCAATATAAGAGAGTGCCCGCCATTCTGGAAGAGCGGCTTTAGCTGATGCGTAAACATAATCAACCTCTTCATGGCTCATAGCTGGAACTGTACCCAGCTCTTTACCAGTCGCAGGTTCATAGATTGTGATTTCCTCATCTGATAACTTCCATTCACCATTGACATAGTTTTTGTATTGTTTAGTCATCTAGTTCTCCTTTTACTTATGATAGACCTATTCTATCACTTTTTACGTAATTTTCCAATATCTACTATGTTAATAATCTGAATATTTCGAAAGCTGCTTTTTTGATAAGAAGGAAAACCAGCCTTACTCCTTTAGGCTCCTAGATTAGAAAACAGCCGTCTGATCTAAAGTCAATCAGTCAAGTTTTATTTACTCCGACCTAGCAAAAAAGGCCAGAGCTGGGCTCTAACCTTTTAGTGATGGCTTAGTCAACATCAACGTATTCTTTTTCAAGTTCCAGAACTTCTTCCATTGTAGAGCATTCTGTCAACGCACGTTGTGCCAATTCCTCCATCTTTTTGGTATCAAGTTTCTTCATCAAGCTGCGAGTCCGAAGAACAGATGTTGCAGACATTGAGAATTCATCAAGTCCAATACCTACAAGGAGTGGAACAGCCTTTTGGTCACCGGCCATTTCACCACACATACCAGCCCATTTACCTTCTGCGTGAGCTGCCTTAACGACATTGTTAATCAAACGCAAGATTGATGGGTTGTATGGTTGATAGAGGTAGGATACCTGTTCATTCATCCGGTCAGCAGCCATGGTGTATTGAATCAAATCGTTAGTACCAATTGAGAAGAAATCAACTTCCTTGGCAAATTGGTCAGCCAACATTGCTGCAGCAGGGATTTCAATCATAATACCCACTTCAATGTTGTCGGCAACAGGGACACCTTCTGCCTGCAATTTTGCTTTTTCTTCATCGAAGACAGCCTTAGCAGCACGGAATTCTTTAAGTAGGGCAACCATTGGGAACATGATGCGCAATTGACCATGTACAGATGCCCGAAGGAGCGCACGGATTTGTGTACGGAACATAGCATCGCCAGTTTCTGAAATAGAGATACGCAAAGCACGGAAACCAAGGAAGGGGTTCATTTCCTTCGGTAGGTCGAAGTAAGGTAATTCCTTATCACCACCGATATCCATAGTACGAACCACAACTGGCTTACCATTCATGCCTTCCAAAACTTCCTTGTAAGCTTGGTATTGCTCATCTTCAGTTGGGAAGTCTTGAGAATCCATGTAGAGGAATTCAGTCCGGTAAAGACCAACAGCCTCTGCACCATTGTCATTAACCCCTTGAACGTCCTTAGGTGTACCAATGTTAGCAGCCAATTCAAAATGCTTGCCATCAGCTGTTACTGTTTCAGCATCTTTAAGAAGAGCCCATTCAGCTTTTTGCTTAGCGTAAGCTTCTCCAGCGGCCTTGAATTCAGCTACTTGATCATCACTTGGGTTGACGATAACCTGACCAGTAATACCATTAACAGCTACCACATCGCCGTTTTTAACCACTTCGGTAACATTATTGGTACCAAGTACGGCTGCGATTTCCAGCGTACGCGCCATAATAGCAGAGTGACTGGTACGTCCACCAATGTTAGTCACAAAGGCTTTAACAAACTTCTTGTCCAATTGAGCGGTGTCAGAAGGGGTCAGGTCATTAGCAATGACGATGGATTCTTCATCAATAGAAGCGGGGTTTGGCAACTTCTTACCGAGCAAGTTTGCCAAAACACGTTTGGTTACATCGCGAATGTCAGCAGCCCGTTCTTGCATGTATGGATTATCTTCCATACCCTCAAAAATAGTGATGAACATGTCAGTCACTTCTGTCAAGGCAGCTTCCGCATTTACTTCTTTAGCACGGATGGTTTCTTTAATTTGACCAATCATTTCTGGGTCAGCAAGAACCATCAAGTGAGCATCAAATACGGCTGCGGCTTCTTCACCAAGGCTTCCTACTGCTTTTTCACGGATAAGAGAAAGCTCGTCTTGAGACGCTGCTAGAGCTGCGTCTAGACGAGCTTCCTCTGCATTTGTATCTGTAACGGATACAGTTTCAAATGATAAGTCCGGTTGAACCAGCAGATATGCCTTAGCAACAGCAACACCATCAGATGCTGCGATTCCTTTAAGCATTTCTGTCATAATTTTAAGCCAATCCTTCTTTTGTCATTGTTTCGTCGATAGCTGCAAGAGCATCGTCAGCATCTGTACCTTCAGCTGAGATTGTCACATCAGCACCTTGACCAACACCAAGGCTCATAACCCCCATAATTGACTTAAGGTTTACTGATTTACCTTTGTAATCCAAAGTGATATCTGAAGCAAATTTGCTAGCTGTTTGAACGAGCAAAGTAGCTGGACGAGCGTGGATACCTGTTTCTGCAACAATGTGGAAATCTTTAGAAGCCATAATGGTTCTCCTTTTTTCTAATGTAAATATTTTAGATCATCTTATGATAACCCTTACAAAATAGGATTATATCATATCACCCTTCCATTTTCAAGACTTAACCCTATTTTCCATAAAAAATGAAACCCTTTTCCTAAATATTTCAATCCGAGTTTTCAAGAAACTTATTTAACGGAAAAGGCATAAAAATGTTGGGATAGAAGTGCTCCAGTGGAGGATTTCTATCTGAGCTTTAAAATAAGATAGAGGAAAATCAAGAGGGTGGGGCAAACAGCCATGATGGCTTCGCTCTCACCCACAAAACATTGTAATCTTTGAAGATTACGTATAAAAAATTAAGAAGCTCCAGTTACAGAAAGCTAATCAGCAGTGGTTCGTTCATTAGTGCTAAAGCACCTAATGTACTGTGCAGGGGGTAAGACTAAGTTGGACATAACCAACAAGTCTTACTCCCACCCACTGCGTCAATCTGGTAAATCTAGAACAATGCTAAAGAGTCTGGACTTTTGTCGCAGACTCTACCAATTTTTGTCTCACTCTCACTTTATAGGTTCTTATTATTCTAGGTATCAGATTCACCGCTATAATCAAAGTATTCAGACCTGGTGTAACCATCGTTGTATTCGAACATGTGGATTTTATTCCCCCTATCGCTAACACTGACAAAAATCGGGAAGCTTTGTGACTTGGCCTTCTGGGTTAAATCACTCTTTCTAGCAGTTAACACCATAACAAAATATTTATTCCCTTCAAGTTTAGACTTAACTTTATTCAGTTTTCCTTTTGTATCTTTTGTCATATCCTTCTTGGATAAAACTTTAAAGTAAACTGTCTTTGTTTCATCATCCGTCTTTACTTTTATAGTATGGGAGTTCGTATTAAATGTTAGTGTTGAACCCCCAGAAGGGATATTGGCATCATAGTCTTCAATATCCGTTGATCCAGTGTAAGATTTCTTCAGCTCTGTTGGGATGCCATTTTTATCATAACCATTGCCACAAGCTGTTAAAACCATGAGAGTAAGGGCTATTCCTAAGCCTAGGAATAATTTGGATGCTTTTTTCATAAGAAACTCCTTAAAAATTTTTTCAGTTTTAGTTTACAAAAAAAAAGATATTATTGCAAGATGATCGAAACTCCTTAATCCACTTGCAACATTTTGCAACTAAAAAGCTTAAACAGAGAGAATTTAGGGGTAAGTAATAGCTTCGTACCGATGGGCTATTAGTTACTAATCTGATTTTATGAATAGTGCAGAAATTACATTCACATGATTCGGCTCTTGATTTTGAGTTAGCCCTTACTGCTTCTAGCTTTCTGGCAGATTGTGTAATGGATGAAAACAACCACAAGATGTTGGGGGTTAATTTTTCCTTAAACACAAAATATTGTGTTTTCCGAGCAAAATTGCTTGATTTTTTAAATTGATTTGGTTATCCTAATTAGGTATTAATTTTGAGGAGAGCACAATGTCACAAATCACATTATTTTCAAAGAACAACTGTATGCAATGCAAGATGACCAAGAAATTCTTGGAACAAAACGGTGCTGACTACCAAGAAATCAATATTGATGAGCATCCAGAAAAAATTGATTATGTTAAGCGCTTAGGTTTTACGGCGGCACCGGTTATCGAGGCTGGTGATGTTACCTTTTCAGGTTTTCAACCTGCTAAATTAAAAGAAATTGTTTAATCTCTAGAATAAGAATACGCTGACCAAGCAGGCTAAAACTGCTTGGTAGTTTAAATTTAACACCTCCATATCACCTCTGCATTATAACTATATTTAGATAGATAAAAGGAAATACCTATGAGTCTTAAAGATTTGGGCGAAGTCTCCTACTTCCGCCTTAACAATGAAATTAACCGCCCTGTCAATGGTCAAATTCCTCTCAATAAGGATAAAGAAGCCTTGCAGGCTTTCTTTAGGGAAAATGTTGTTCCTAATTCTATGGCCTTTGATTCCATTACAGATAAAGTGCGTTTCTTAATTGACAACGACTACATCGAGGCTGAGTTTATTGGAAAATATTCGGTCGAATTTATTGAGGAGCTGGCACAGGAACTGCAGGCAGCAGATTTTCATTTTCAATCCTTCATGGCAGCCTATAAGTTCTACCAACAATATGCTTTAAAAACGAATGATGGAGAATTCTACCTCGAAAGTATTGAAGACCGCGTCCTTTTTAATGCCCTTTACTTTGCGGATGGTGATGAACAGCTGGCCAAAGACCTAGCGACAGAAATGATCCACCAACGCTACCAACCGGCAACGCCATCCTTCCTAAATGCTGGACGCAGCCGCCGCGGTGAATTAGTCTCATGCTTCTTAATTCAAGTAACCGATGATATGAATGCTATCGGTCGTTCCATCAACTCAGCCTTGCAGCTATCGCGTATCGGTGGCGGGGTTGGGATTTCGCTCAGTAACCTGCGCGAAGCCGGGGCTCCAATCAAGGGTTATGCAGGTGCAGCATCTGGTGTCGTTCCTGTGATGAAGCTCTTTGAAGACAGTTTCTCCTACTCCAACCAACTTGGCCAACGTCAGGGAGCTGGTGCAG is a window from the Streptococcus criceti HS-6 genome containing:
- a CDS encoding NADP-dependent glyceraldehyde-3-phosphate dehydrogenase — encoded protein: MTKQYKNYVNGEWKLSDEEITIYEPATGKELGTVPAMSHEEVDYVYASAKAALPEWRALSYIERAAYIHKAADILERDAEKIGSVLSKEIAKGLKSAVGEVTRTAEIVNFAAEEGVRAEGEVLEGGSFDAASKRKIAVVRREPVGLVLAISPFNYPVNLAGSKIAPALISGNVVAFKPPTQGSISGLLLAEAFAEAGLPAGVFNTITGRGSVIGDYIVEHEAVDFINFTGSTPVGENIGRLAGMRPIMLELGGKDAAIVLEDADLELTAKNIVAGAFGYSGQRCTAVKRVLVMDSVADELVKLVTEKVEKLSVGMPEEDADITPLIDTKAADFVEGLIKDAADKGAVATTPIKREGNTIYPTVFDKVTTDMRLAWEEPFGPVLPIIRVNSVDEALEIANESEYGLQSSVFTQDFPLALKIAEQLEVGTVHINNKTQRGTDNFPFLGAKKSGAGVQGVKYSIHAMTNVKSVVFDIAK
- the ptsP gene encoding phosphoenolpyruvate--protein phosphotransferase, which codes for MTEMLKGIAASDGVAVAKAYLLVQPDLSFETVSVTDTNAEEARLDAALAASQDELSLIREKAVGSLGEEAAAVFDAHLMVLADPEMIGQIKETIRAKEVNAEAALTEVTDMFITIFEGMEDNPYMQERAADIRDVTKRVLANLLGKKLPNPASIDEESIVIANDLTPSDTAQLDKKFVKAFVTNIGGRTSHSAIMARTLEIAAVLGTNNVTEVVKNGDVVAVNGITGQVIVNPSDDQVAEFKAAGEAYAKQKAEWALLKDAETVTADGKHFELAANIGTPKDVQGVNDNGAEAVGLYRTEFLYMDSQDFPTEDEQYQAYKEVLEGMNGKPVVVRTMDIGGDKELPYFDLPKEMNPFLGFRALRISISETGDAMFRTQIRALLRASVHGQLRIMFPMVALLKEFRAAKAVFDEEKAKLQAEGVPVADNIEVGIMIEIPAAAMLADQFAKEVDFFSIGTNDLIQYTMAADRMNEQVSYLYQPYNPSILRLINNVVKAAHAEGKWAGMCGEMAGDQKAVPLLVGIGLDEFSMSATSVLRTRSLMKKLDTKKMEELAQRALTECSTMEEVLELEKEYVDVD
- a CDS encoding glucosaminidase domain-containing protein, producing the protein MANKKKSRPSRWKKLFKIKKKNRKSFVLTLLLILAILFFTGYGLFSRLTVINTKPPQTRQDNRDIAVLYFINNIGEDARSIAQDNDLYASVMIAQAILESNHGTSKLGSNPNYNLFGIKGDYQGNSATFQTWEDDGKGNTYKIDAAFRKYPSYKESLEDYADILSKNLYADARKSNTTSYRDATQALTGRYATDTSYNTKLNYLIKLYHLTDYDQPVSPYKPGLLYNVYRQAYTDVNTLEKDNNWAKNQLTN
- a CDS encoding aminoacyltransferase; its protein translation is MFTYKVGISAQEHDQFAKASNQTNLLQSSNWAQVKDNWDNERLGFYQDDEMVASASILIKRLPLGMTMLYIPRGPIMDYQNQDIVDFVIKSLKKYGKSKHALFIKFDPALLLKAYKIGEETEENSETLSVLDNLKKAGVEWTGRTMEIAESIQPRFQANVYTQEDMLATFPKHTKRLMKDAKKRGVITSRGTIDDVQAFADVVALTEDRKGVALRNYDYFKKMMTIYGDDAYLHLAKVNLPKRLAEYKEQLAQIEKDLSETAENQKKRLTKLTQQKNSVQKYITEFEEFVDKYDDELIIAGILSVRFGNVMEMLYAGMNDEFKKFYPQYSLYPKVFEDAYADGIIWANMGGVEGTLDDGLTKFKSNFNPTIEEFIGEFNIPVSLLYKPAMYAYNKRKQARSNH
- a CDS encoding aminoacyltransferase, which gives rise to MTFEILSKDVFETFSQKVAYKSFMQSPQMAELFKKRGYKIAYVGLRADGDLQVAALVYSMPMTGGLHMEINSGPFSTDTKYLSDFYRGLQDYAKSEGALELIVKPYDTYQTFDSDGQPNDDAKPDLIKTFTDLGFVHDGLQTGYPGGEPDWHYVKDMREITADNLMKSLSKKGRPLVKKSKTFGTKLKKLTREELPIFKEITSSTSDRRDYTDKDLDYYQDFYDSWGDQAEFMIASLNFQDYANHLKEGQANLQVKLDKLAQTHAKNLESSKYLRQKKELDQQLATFDKRLEEAQELINKHGDQDVILAGSLFVYTKQEAIYLFSGSYTEFNKFYAPALLQEYVMLEAIKRGIPSYNFLGIQGIFDGSDGVLRFKQNFNGYITRKMGTFRYYPNPFKFKILKGIKKLLGRQ
- a CDS encoding phosphocarrier protein HPr, giving the protein MASKDFHIVAETGIHARPATLLVQTASKFASDITLDYKGKSVNLKSIMGVMSLGVGQGADVTISAEGTDADDALAAIDETMTKEGLA
- the tpiA gene encoding triose-phosphate isomerase, yielding MSRKPIIAGNWKMNKTAAEAREFIDAVKNNIPSSELVDTVVGSPALFLEGMKKGVKDTELQVAAQNCYWEDFGAFTGETSPAALEALGVEYVIIGHSERRDYFHETDEEINKKAHAIFNHNMIPILCCGESLETYEAGKTAEWIEGQITADLKGLSADQVASMVIAYEPIWAIGTGKSADANIADDICGVVRSTVEKLYGKEVSEAVRIQYGGSVKPENVAEYMAKENVDGALVGGASLQADSFLALLDFVN
- a CDS encoding PHP domain-containing protein, producing the protein MRDNHLHTHFSYDSQAKFKDYLDAYSGEIVTTEHFDLSNPYTKKDDIPDYDAYSREIDQLNQAYGGRIKRGIEIGYYQPREADILAYLADKAFDLKLLSVHHNGQNDYLDDEIAERDKDEVIPEYLNLLEAAIGRVDAHVLAHFDYGFRLFELSPADLQVYEPQLIIIFQKMIENDLAFELNSKSIYLYHHEDLYRYALGLVKKLGCQKYSLGSDGHKLEHFRLNFDKLQALLKEFEIDPEQLI
- the yidA gene encoding sugar-phosphatase → MSIKLVAIDIDGTLVNSKRKITPEVYQAIQEAKAAGVKIVITTGRPIAGVQELLNELNLNEPDNYVITFNGALVQETATGQEVIKDALSYEDYLDIEYLATRLGIHSHAITKDGIYTSNRNIGNYTVHEATLVSMPIFYRTPEENRDKEFVKTMYIDEPEILDQAIAKIPQEFYDRFTIVKSRPFYLEVLNKTSNKGTAVLHLAEKLGISVEETMAIGDEENDRAMLEVVGHPIVMENGNPELKKIAQHITKSNDESGVAYAIRKWVLD
- the nrdH gene encoding glutaredoxin-like protein NrdH, yielding MSQITLFSKNNCMQCKMTKKFLEQNGADYQEINIDEHPEKIDYVKRLGFTAAPVIEAGDVTFSGFQPAKLKEIV